In Felis catus isolate Fca126 chromosome E1, F.catus_Fca126_mat1.0, whole genome shotgun sequence, the following proteins share a genomic window:
- the TSPOAP1 gene encoding peripheral-type benzodiazepine receptor-associated protein 1 isoform X1, whose protein sequence is MEQLTPLPQLGDPRAMEPWALPAWQNWTPGQGSEPGGAAPSIAEIPAAGQVGELRPGESSEPEPEGAQSPGAMGGIDPEGTKTGLNSLGHQAASSRPSCPRLEDEEVEALPKGKLSMGFGDRPNLELLRALGELQQRCAILKEENQMLRKSSFPETEEKVRRLKRKNAELAVIAKRLEERARKLQETNLKVVSAPVPRPGASLELCRKALAHQRARDLSETASALLAKDKQIAALQRECRELQARLTLVGKEGPQWLHVRDFDRLLRESQREVLRLQRQIALRNQQEPPPPPRPPGPAAPARAGAPAPGAPGEARPQEDVENPPTGLGEPEKQQRVQQLESELSKKRKKCESLEQEARKKQRRCEELELQLREAQNENARLVEENSRLSGRATEKEQVEWENAELRGQLLGVTQERDSALRKSQGLQSKLESLEQVLKHMREVAQRRQQLEVEHEQARISLQEKQEEVRRLQQAQAEAKREHEGAVQLLESTLDSMQVRVRELEEQCRSQTERFSLLAQELQAFRLHPGPLDLLTSALGYSTLGDHPPPPCCCSTPHPCRGSGPKDLDLPPGSPGRCTPKSSEPVPATVVGVPRRTAKKAESLSNSSRSESVHNSPKSCPTPEVDTASEVEELEADSVSLLPAAPEGSRGGARIQVFLARYSYNPFEGPNENPEAELPLTAGEYIYIYGNMDEDGFFEGELMDGRRGLVPSNFVERVSDDDLLTSLPPELADLSHSSGPELSFLSAGRGGSSSGGQSSGGRSQPRPEDEAAGDELSLSPQPEGLGGPPAVPYPRGLVVLRQLAHSVVLAWEPPPERVELRGYHICVNGELRQALGPGVPPKAVLENLDLRAGPLRVSVQALTSQGSSDPLRCCLVVGTRAGVVPSQLRVHRLTATSAEITWVPGNSNLAHAVYLNGEECPPARPSTYWATFCHLRPGTLYQARVEAQLPPRESWEPGWERPEQRAATLQFTTLPAGPPDAPLDVQIEPGPSPGILIISWLPVTIDAAGTSNGVRVTGYAIYADGQKIMEVASPTAGSVLVELSQLQLMQVCREVAVRTMSPHGESADSIPAPVPPALVAACLPATVSCPSPRPGSEARPPLAPASPGPGDPSSPLRRPDPHGTREPPGAPPASPPREAAKGSPEEPPAPCSQEEAGAAVLGTSEDGRASEPAVGERAPDPAASPLAQEEALLAPCSTQGALAQRVPCAEACRGGEAGSGLRPRAEREDTAELGVRLVNSLVDHGRNSDLSDIQEEEEDEEEEEEDLSSRTCSFQKQVVGNSIGENGAKPQPQPDPFCETDSDEEILEQILELPLQQFCSKKLFSIPEEEEEEDEEDEGEDEEDEERPGAGCSSRDPGPPESALLGLGCDSGQPRGPGLCPLSPEPCRGGDRLEDIPGLVGGSIRRKGSGSPEKPPNRRRSPDPREHCSRLLSNGGPQASGRPGPTRERGSPPVGEGTKGVPEAGGRGRPAPSRRCSRGRAPESSLAGCFSPKCLEISIEYDSEDEQEAGSGGISITSSCYPGDGEAWGTAPIGRSRGPLKANSGPTPYPRLSAWEKGEPERRGRGATGRAKEPPSRATETGEPRGQDSSGRRGPLRRGAQAPRTGGTELASLRSPPAEAPVYQDLPVRAFVALFDYDPVSMSPNPDAGEEELPFREGQILKVFGDKDADGFYRGEGGGRTGYIPCNMVAEVAVDSPTERQQLLQRGYLSPDILTEGLGNGPFVYSTARTAGPPPKPRRSKKAEAEGSAQPCAGRPQQVSSASLKSSRSMVAAFDYNPRESSPNMDVEAELPFRAGDIITVFGDMDDDGFYYGELNGQRGLVPSNFLEGPGPEAGSSDREPGTSQAESQDWASSAQGPLLPRGWSCAPGPGSFPTIELGGPQGTSEKVWGLLSKGKQLLRKLGSGKKE, encoded by the exons ATGGAGCAACTGACACCTCTCCCACAGCTGGGGGACCCCAGAGCCATGGAGCCGTGGGCCCTGCCCGCCTGGCAGAACTGGACTCCAGGCCAGGGGAGCGAACCCGGAGGCGCAGCCCCAAGCATTGCTGAGATCCCGGCAGCTGGGCAGGTTGGAGAGCTGAGGCCCGGGGAGAGCTCCGAGCCGGAGCCTGAGGGAGCCCAGAGCCCCGGGGCTATGGGGGGCATTGACCCTGAAGGAACCAAAACCGGGCTGAACAGCCTGGGGCACCAAGCAGCAAGCTCCAGACCCAGCTGCCCGAGGCTGGAGGACGAGGAGGTGGAGGCTCTCCCTAAG GGCAAGCTGAGCATGGGCTTTGGGGACAGGCCCAATCTGGAGCTGCTGAGGGCCCTGGGGGAGCTGCAGCAGCGCTGTGCCATCCTTAAGGAGGAAAATCAGATGCTG AGGAAGAGCAGCTTCCCTGAGACAGAGGAGAAGGTGCGGAGGCTGAAGCGGAAGAATGCCGAGCTGGCGGTCATTGCCAAGCGTCTGGAGGAGAGGGCCCGGAAGCTGCAGGAGACTAACCTGAAGGTG GTGAGTGCCCCTGTGCCCCGTCCTGGGGCCAGCTTGGAGTTGTGCCGGAAGGCCCTGGCCCATCAGCGAGCCCGGGACCTCAGTGAGACAGCCAGCGCCCTGCTGGCTAAGGACAAGCAGATTGCTGCCTTGCAGCGGGAGTGCAGGGAGCTGCAGGCCAGGCTCACCCTGGTTGGCAAG GAGGGCCCCCAGTGGCTCCACGTGAGGGACTTCGACCGGCTGCTCCGCGAGTCCCAGCGGGAGGTGCTGCGGCTGCAGAGGCAGATCGCCCTGCGCAACCAGCAGGAgccacccccgccgccccggcccccgGGCCCCGCTGCCCCGGCCAGAGCAGGGGCGCCCGCCCCCGGGGCCCCGGGAGAG GCCAGGCCCCAAGAGGATGTGGAAAACCCACCCACGGGCCTAGGGGAGCCAGAGAAACAGCAGAGGGTGCAGCAGCTG GAGTCAGAGCTCAGCAAGAAGCGAAAGAAATGCGAGAGCCTGGAGCAGGAAGCCCGGAAAAAGCAGAGGCGATGTGAGGAGCTG GAACTGCAGCTGAGAGAAGCCCAGAATGAGAATGCCCGCCTCGTGGAGGAGAATTCTCGGCTCAGTGGGAGAGCCACGGAAAAAGAGCAG GTGGAGTGGGAGAATGCAGAGCTGAGGGGCCAGCTCCTGGGGGTGACACAGGAGAGGGACTCGGCCCTTCGAAAGAGCCAGGGCCTGCAGAGCAAGCTGGAGAGCCTGGAGCAGGTGCTGAAG CACATGCGGGAGGTGGCCCAGCGGAGGCAGCAGCTCGAGGTGGAGCATGAGCAGGCTCGGATCAGCCTgcaggagaagcaggaggaggtcCGGAGGCTgcagcag GCCCAGGCAGAAGCCAAGAGGGAACATGAAGGGGCTGTGCAGCTGCTGGAG TCGACGCTGGATTCCATGCAG GTCCGGGTTCGAGAGCTGGAAGAGCAGTGCCGCAGCCAAACAGAGCGCTTCAGCCTCCTGGCACAGGAGCTCCAGGCCTTCCGCCTGCACCCTGGCCCCTTGGATCTACTCACCTCTGCCTTGGGCTACAGTACCCTTGGGGaccacccaccacccccctgcTGCTgctctaccccccacccctgccgtgGGTCTGGCCCCAAAG ACCTTGACCTCCCTCCGGGCTCTCCTGGGCGCTGCACCCCAAAGTCTTCTGAGCCTGTCCCTGCAACCGTTGTCGGGGTCCCTCGAAGGACGGCCAAGAAGGCAGAGTCCCTCTCCAACTCCTCTCGCTCTGAATCCGTCCACAACAGCCCCAAGTCATGCCCCACACCCGAG GTGGACACAGCCAGTGAGGTGGAGGAGCTGGAGGCAGACAGTGTCTCCCTGCTCCCAGCAGCACCGGAGGGCAGCCGCGGAGGAGCCAGGATCCAGGTGTTCCTAGCACGCTATAG CTACAACCCCTTCGAGGGCCCCAATGAGAACCCAGAGGCAGAGCTTCCGCTTACTGCTGGCGAGTACATCTACATCTATGGCAACATGGACGAGGATGGCTTTTTTGAAG gGGAGCTCATGGATGGCCGAAGGGGCCTGGTCCCTTCCAATTTTGTAGAGCGTGTGTCCGACGATGACCTCCTGACCTCCCTCCCTCCGGAGCTGGCCGATTTGTCCCACAGCTCAGGCCCCGAACTCAGTTTCCTGAGTGCAGGCAGGGGTGGCAGCAGTAGCGGGGGCCAGAGCAGCGGGGGACGCAGCCAGCCCAGACCTGAGGACGAGGCTGCGGGGGACGAGCTCAGTCTGAGCCCCCAGCCTGAGGGCCTGGGCGGGCCCCCTGCTGTGCCTTACCCACGGGGTCTGGTGGTCCTCAGGCAGCTGGCCCACAGTGTGGTGCTGGCCTGGGAGCCGCCTCCTGAGCGAGTGGAGTTACGCGGCTACCATATCTGCGTGAACGGGGAGCTGCGTCAGGCCCTGGGGCCGGGGGTGCCCCCCAAGGCTGTGCTGGAGAACCTGGACCTGCGGGCCGGGCCCCTCCGTGTTTCTGTGCAGGCCCTGACCAGCCAGGGCAGCTCCGACCCTCTGCGCTGTTGCTTGGTGGTGGGTACCCGGGCCGGGGTGGTACCTAGCCAGCTGCGGGTCCATCGACTGACAGCCACGTCTGCTGAGATCACCTGGGTGCCCGGCAATAGCAACTTGGCCCATGCCGTCTACCTCAATGGGGAAGAGTGCCCCCCTGCCCGCCCCAGCACCTACTGGGCCACCTTCTGTCACCTGCGGCCTGGTACTCTCTATCAGGCCCGAGTGGAGGCTCAGCTCCCACCTCGAGAGTCCTGGGAACCAGGCTGGGAAAGGCCGGAGCAGCGGGCTGCCACCCTGCAGTTCACCACACTCCCAGCAG GCCCACCTGATGCCCCCCTGGATGTGCAGATTGAGCCGGGACCCTCCCCTGGAATCTTGATCATCAGCTGGCTCCCAGTAACAATTGATGCTGCTGGCACTTCCAATGGCGTCCGGGTCACGGGCTATGCCATCTATGCTGATGGGCAAAAG ATCATGGAGGTGGCGTCACCCACGGCAGGCAGCGTGCTGGTGGAGCTGTCCCAGCTGCAGCTGATGCAAGTGTGCCGTGAGGTGGCTGTGCGCACCATGTCACCCCACGGCGAGTCAGCTGACTCCATTCCAGCTCCTGTCCCCCCAGCCCTAGTGGCGGCCTGCCTACCAGCCACGGTCTCTTGCCCCTCACCGCGGCCGGGCTCGGAAGCCAGACCACCCCTTGCTCCAGCCTCCCCGGGGCCTGGAGACCCCAGCTCTCCCCTCCGGCGCCCTGACCCCCACGGAACTCGAGAGCCCCCCGGGGCCCCCCCAGCAAGCCCTCCCAGAGAGGCAGCAAAAGGATCCCCCGAGGAGCCCCCAGCACCTTGCTCCCAG gaggaggctggggcagcTGTGCTGGGCACCTCAGAGGACGGGAGGGCCAGCGAGCCAGCTGTGGGAGAGAGAGCTCCTGACCCTGCAGCTTCACCGCTGGCCCAGGAAGAGGCCCTTCTGGCACCCTGCTCCACCCAAGGAGCTCTCGCCCAGCGGGTGCCCTGTGCTGAGGCCTGCCGCGGAGGAGAGGCAGGGTCTGGGCTGAGGCCCAGGGCTGAG AGGGAGGACACGGCAGAGCTCGGGGTCCGTCTGGTGAACTCCCTTGTGGACCATGGCCGCAATTCAGATCTCTCAGACAtccaagaggaggaggaggacgaggaggaggaggaagaggacctGAGTTCCAGGACTTGCTCTTTCCAGAAGCAGGTTGTTGGCAACAGCATCGGGGAGAATGGGGCCAAG ccccagccccagcctgacCCCTTCTGTGAGACCGACAGCGACGAGGAGATCTTGGAGCAGATCCTGGAGCTGCCCCTCCAGCAGTTCTGCAGCAAGAAGCTTTTTAGCATccctgaagaggaagaagaggaggacgAGGAAGATGAGGGGGAGGATGAGGAAGACGAGGAGAGGCCAGGGGCAGGCTGTTCTTCTCGAGACCCCGGCCCACCCGAGTCTGCATTGCTGGGGCTGGGCTGTGACAGTGGTCAGCCTCGAGGACCTGGTCTGTGTCCCTTGTCTCCAGAGCCCTGCAGGGGTGGGGACCGCCTGGAAGACATACCCGGACTAGTTGGTGGAAGCATCCGGAGGAAAGGAAGTGGCTCCCCTGAGAAGCCCCCAAACCGCAGGCGGTCCCCAGATCCCCGTGAACACTGCAGCCGACTTCTCAGCAACGGCGGGCCCCAGGCCTCCGGACGACCGGGCCCCACACGGGAGAGGGGCAGCCCCCCTGTGGGCGAGGGGACCAAGGGTGTGCCAGAGGCTGGTGGGAGAGGGCGGCCGGCCCCTTCCCGGAGATGCTCCCGTGGCCGGGCTCCAGAATCTAGCCTGGCCGGCTGCTTCTCCCCCAAGTGCTTGGAAATCAGCATCGAATATGATTCTGAGGACGAGCAGGAGGCGGGCAGCGGTGGCATCAGCATCACCAGCTCCTGCTACCCTGGAGATGGGGAGGCCTGGGGCACGGCCCCCATAGGAAGGTCCAGGGGGCCTCTGAAGGCCAATTCGGGCCCCACCCCCTACCCACGCCTTTCGGCCTGGGAGAAGGGGGAGCCAGAGCGGAGAGGCCGCGGTGCGACTGGCAGAGCCAAGGAGCCACCCTCCCGG GCAACAGAGACTGGGGAGCCCAGAGGGCAGGACAGCTCTGGGCGGAGGGGCCCCCTGCGGAGAGGGGCCCAGGCCCCCAGGACGGGCGGTACCGAGTTGG CCTCTCTGAGGAGCCCCCCGGCAGAAGCGCCGGTTTACCAGGACCTACCTGTCAGGGCCTTTGTGGCTCTGTTTGACTATGACCCGGTGTCAATGTCACCCAACCCTGACGCTGGGGAAGAGGAGCTCCCCTTCCGGGAGGGCCAGATCCTGAAG GTGTTTGGGGACAAGGATGCCGATGGCTTCTACCGCGGTGAAGGTGGGGGTCGGACAGGCTACATCCCCTGCAACATGGTGGCTGAGGTGGCTGTGGACAGTCCCACAGAGAGACAGCAGCTGCTCCAGCGGGGTTATTTGTCCCCAGATATTCTCACTGAAGGCTTAG GGAATGGTCCCTTTGTGTACTCTACAGCCCGCACAGCTGGGCCTCCCCCCAAGCCCCGCCGCTCCAAGAAAG CTGAGGCAGAAGGCTCTGCCCAACCCTGTGCAG GCCGCCCCCAGCAGGTCTCCTCTGCCAGCTTGAAATCCTCCCGTTCCATGGTGGCTGCATTTGACTACAACCCTCGGGAGAGCTCCCCCAACATGGATGTGGAG GCAGAGCTGCCCTTCCGGGCAGGCGACATCATTACTGTGTTCGGTGACATGGACGATGATGGTTTCTACTAT GGGGAGCTCAATGGACAGAGGGGCTTGGTTCCATCCAACTTCCTGGAGGGCCCTGGACCTGAGGCGGGCAGCTCAGACAGGGAGCCTGGGACATCCCAGGCCGAGAGTCAG GACTGGGCCAGCTCAGCACAAGGGCCCCTACTGCCCAGAGGCTGGTCCTGTGCCCCTGGCCCTGGCAGCTTCCCCACAATTGAACTGGGGGGGCCACAGGGCACAAGCGAGAAGGTGTGGGGTCTCCTCTCCAAGGGAAAACAGCTCCTAAGGAAACTGGGCTCTGGGAAGAAGGAGTGA